Proteins encoded in a region of the Sander lucioperca isolate FBNREF2018 chromosome 4, SLUC_FBN_1.2, whole genome shotgun sequence genome:
- the LOC116034279 gene encoding glutelin-2-like: MLKVVFVLGCLLSFALAHPTDMEHKRLARSNSGSNSGSNSNERIYWPPPVVMPPQVVMPPPVVMPPQVVNPPPVVVPPPVVVPPPVVTPPTVPIPQWIKNILAFFQ; encoded by the exons ATGCTGAAGGTAGTATTTGTGCTTGGATGCCTCCTGAGCTTCGCTCTGGCTCATCCT ACGGATATGGAGCACAAACGACTTGCTCGGTCAAACTCCGGCTCAAACTCTGGCTCAAATTCCAATGAG CGTATATACTGGCCACCTCCGGTGGTTATGCCTCCTCAGGTGGTTATGCCACCTCCGGTGGTTATGCCTCCTCAGGTGGTTAATCCTCCTCCGGTGGTTGTGCCACCTCCGGTGGTTGTGCCACCTCCGGTGGTTACGCCACCTACGGTGCCTATCCCACAGTGGATCAAGAACATACTTGCCTTCTTCCAATAA